The region GCGCTGCTCGCGCAAGTCCACGCTGGCCGGGTCGGGGTGATGGAGGTCTGCGACGCCGATCCGTACCTGCTGCGGGCGGCGAAATTCCATGGTGAGCCGAGCGGGGTGACCTGCCCGGTGTGTCGGAAGGAACCGTTGACCCTGGTGTCCTGGGTTTTCGGTGATGCCCTCAAGCAAGCGTCCGGATCGGCGCGGGCCCCCGAGGAACTCGACCGGATGGCGGCCATGTTCGAGGAGTTCAACGTCTACGTCGTAGAGGTATGCCGCACATGTAACTGGAACCACCTGGTGCAGTCGTATGTTCTCGGAACCGGCGGTTTGAACAACGGCCGTTCCCGCCGCAAGACTGCTGCGGAGTGAAATAAGTCGTGCTCCCGACACGGCTGCGCCCGGTGCGGCGCATCCCCGACGTGAACGCATCACATGGCGTCCGATGACGCCTGTCCTGGAGGCCCACTCGTGAACGACGAGCGTGACGACCCCACCCGAGGGCGCCACTCCCGGCATCCGCGCCCCGACGGTCGAGGCACGCCACCCCCGCCCCCGAGACCGGGGCCGCGTCCCGGCGACCAGGCACGGCCTCCGCAGCGCCCGGTGCCGGGTCCGCCATCGGGCCCACCGGGTGCGGGTGGTCCGGCGTGGCCAAGCGAAGAAACGCGGCCAGGTGGTCCCGCCCCCCGGTCGGCGCCGCCGCCCCCGCAGCGGGCGGCAGGCGGGGACCGCAGCTCGGAAGAGACGCAGCAGAACCCCCCGGTGCCGCCGCCGGGCCAGCCCATGAAGTGGCCGGACACGGAGCGCCCGCAGGAGCAGACCGGCGCGTGGATGCCGTCGTTCGACGACGATGACGACGACTCGGGCCTGGGCAAGCGGCTCGGCGGCGACTCCGGCGAACCCGAGAACAGCGGCGGGCGCAAACTCGACCTGCCCACCTCGTATTCCCCAGCGCCGCCGCCCCCGAACGGCGGACGGCAGGCGCCGCCACCGCCGCCGGGTGCGCAGCAGACCAGGCAGGTGCCGCCGCCGGGACCACCGCCCGGACGGCCGCCGCAGCCACCGCGTGGCGAGCAGCCGACCGAGACCATCCCGCAGACTCCGGCGGAGGACCGCAGCGGCGATCGCCGCCGGACGGGCGGCGCTGCCGCCGCAGGCGCGGCCGGTGCCGCTGCGGGCGGAATCGCCGGGGCTGCCGCAGGCGCCGGGATGGCGGCCGCGGCCGGTGCCGGAGCCGCGAAGGGGGCGACCGGCGGCGGGGGAGCCCCCGAGCCACACCTGCTCACGCACCAGGAGCAGGGGACCTATAACTACTACGCCGACGGCTACGACGACGATCCGTATCGCGGGTACGACGACGGGCGCGGCGACGAGTTCTACGGGAATGACCGCAATGGCAACGATCGCAACGACCGGTACCTCGACGACGACTTCGACGCCGATCCGGATGACTTCTCCGACGCGGACGACGAAATGAGTGCCGCCCGAGCAAAGCGCAGCCGGATCTGGCGGCGGGTGCGCCGGGCCTGCTACGTCGCCGCGGCGCTGGCCATCCTGCTACCGACCGCGGTGTTCATCTACGGCTACTTCGCCTGGGACGTGCCGGATGAGGCCAAGGTGATGAGCGCGGCCCGGCCGATCGAGTTGCAGTACGCCAACGGCGCACCGATGGGCCGCATCGAGGTGGACGGCTCGCGGGAGGTCCTGCACAACATCAACGAGGTGTCGGTGCCGATGCGCAACGCCACCATCTCGGCCGAGGACGCCACGTTCCGCACGAACCCCGGCTTCGACTTCATGGGCATCGTGCGGTCGGCCTACTACCTGGTGAGCGGCTCCGGCGTCGGCGGTGGCTCCACGATCACCCAGCAGTTCATCAAGATGGACCAGGGGCTGAAGAAGGACCCGACGTACATCCGCAAGATCAAGGAAGTCGTGCTGGCGTACAAGATGACGAACCAGCAGAGCAAGGACGACATCCTGCTCGCCTACATGAACACTGCGGACTACGGGCGCGGTGCCAACGGCATCAGCGCCGCCGCGCGGGCGTACTTCGACAAGAAGCCGAGCGAGCTCAACGACGCCGAAGCGGCCGTGCTGGCCGGCGTGGTCCAGAGCCCTTACGGCGGCAACGACCCCGGCCAGAACCCCGAGAAGGGCAAGAAGCGCTGGGAGTACGTCGTCGGGCAGATGGAGCAGAACGGCTTCCTGAAGCCGGGTGAGCGGCAGACCCTGACCTTGCCGCCCACCCGGCCCCGCACGGAGTGGAAGACCAACAGCAGGCTCTCCCCCGCCCAGGACGCCATCTGGCAGGGGGTGCGCAAAGAACTGGAGGCCCAGGGCCTGCCCGAGA is a window of Saccharopolyspora phatthalungensis DNA encoding:
- a CDS encoding DUF5318 domain-containing protein, whose amino-acid sequence is MRTQRQVVDYALQRRALLAQVHAGRVGVMEVCDADPYLLRAAKFHGEPSGVTCPVCRKEPLTLVSWVFGDALKQASGSARAPEELDRMAAMFEEFNVYVVEVCRTCNWNHLVQSYVLGTGGLNNGRSRRKTAAE
- a CDS encoding transglycosylase domain-containing protein, which gives rise to MKWPDTERPQEQTGAWMPSFDDDDDDSGLGKRLGGDSGEPENSGGRKLDLPTSYSPAPPPPNGGRQAPPPPPGAQQTRQVPPPGPPPGRPPQPPRGEQPTETIPQTPAEDRSGDRRRTGGAAAAGAAGAAAGGIAGAAAGAGMAAAAGAGAAKGATGGGGAPEPHLLTHQEQGTYNYYADGYDDDPYRGYDDGRGDEFYGNDRNGNDRNDRYLDDDFDADPDDFSDADDEMSAARAKRSRIWRRVRRACYVAAALAILLPTAVFIYGYFAWDVPDEAKVMSAARPIELQYANGAPMGRIEVDGSREVLHNINEVSVPMRNATISAEDATFRTNPGFDFMGIVRSAYYLVSGSGVGGGSTITQQFIKMDQGLKKDPTYIRKIKEVVLAYKMTNQQSKDDILLAYMNTADYGRGANGISAAARAYFDKKPSELNDAEAAVLAGVVQSPYGGNDPGQNPEKGKKRWEYVVGQMEQNGFLKPGERQTLTLPPTRPRTEWKTNSRLSPAQDAIWQGVRKELEAQGLPESELSLGGYTIKTTIDPDAQQKAEQAVKDVMGSQPETLRTSLVAVDPNSGGIQAYYGSQTQIGDLDWASTPQEPGSSFKPFVTVAGLEKGKGIGEFYDGSGQQVIAGTEFDNAPGVKCDVPTHCGVREAMTKSVNTVFVNMAAQFGPAKVAEAAHQAGIPDSTKLQSPNGAVEAGIALGMYPVLPADMAASYGSFVNGGQKAPAHFVQQAVSPDAGVFKLKTPEPAPAFGDQTTSRNVAYNVSQAMLDVAKHSKAELSGNRPVVSKTGTHQWGSTTKNRNAWMIGATPQISTAVAMMNDDGGPKPLEDANGQSFYGGGLPAKVWQKFMNSYLQGKKVVQLPNGDKIGQFEDVPPPPPPTSSAPPPTSAPPTSTQSETSAPEPTSTSKEKPNQDCGGIFGPPCDPTGGGDSSGNGSGNGSPNMAPTRTRQQGW